The stretch of DNA TAGCTGGtgacaaaacagacaaaacctTGTTGCTAAAGTACATGGACACTTACCCTTCAATTTATGTATTAAATCTAATGGGATTTCATGTATATTTGATGCCACTTCTTCTAGGTGTTTAGAGAAGGCCAGCAAAGATGACAGGGAAGGATTTTTGTCAGGATGAGATACTGGTGATGGTATCTTGGTAAACTCTTCATCCAAGCTAAAGCATTCTAGAGGTATGCACAAatcatctcttcctccttcttctgaAGTAAGACTTAGGTCTGCTAAACAACTTAAAGATTCATCTCCAATAGGTATCTGATGCAGTTCTTGTCCTTTTCCAGACGcacttttcttcagcatttcacaTCTGCTAAGCAGGGAATCTAGACCTAGCCTTAAATTTTGAGTATTCCCTTTATTTATTGTATTATCTGGTATATATACACCGTCTAGAAAATCAAAATTAGACTCTGACATTGCAGATTTATTAGGACTTTTGCTGTTAAGCTCTTCTGGAATAGTCTCATGCAGGAACCCAAGATCAGCAACTTCATAACTGTCAGAACTTAACACTGGAGATGCATCCCACTGCAGATCTCTATCCACTAAATCCAAAAGGTTGTTTGAGGGTAGAGTATTCATTTTActattgttttctgaagaaataccTGGAGTATTCAAGTTCTTCTCTACATATATGCGTGTTGGTTGTCCTGTTTTTCCTAAAAAACTTTCTCCAGAAACAGTGTCctctaatttttcttcttcaccgCTCTTACTCTCTAGCAGTCCAGATGTTTCCCAAAGCAGAGATTCACTGGTGTGACTTATCATCTGATTTTGATGTGTAAATTCTGCAGAACTTCCTTGGGACTTCCGTTCTGACAATGGATAATCGAAGTCAGGTACAGCAGATGAAGAGGAAGCCCCAGCTAAACTACTGGCTGTCTTATCCTGGATTGTAGGACTAGCATCCACTGGAGCAAGTGTTGTTTCTTTGGTTGAGACAAGCTCTGCCTCCGACAAGTCCTCAGTCTGAATAGCTTTTCTCCATGAGTTTCTAATTTCAGTAACTAATGAAATAAACGCAAAtaaaatttttacattttcttcctttcacaaTCCCAACCAAATTTCTCTGCTGTCCATTTAGTAACAtaagcaaatcagaaaaaagataataatgCCTTTATACTGTTCATGCTTGTTTTCCCAGACATTTGCCCCACAACAGAAGGGGATTCTACACAAGAAACATCTATGTTAAAGCAAATTCACAGTACACGATCACCCTGTATTACACAAGTGAGCCGTAACGATAACAAGCAACTTCACAGAGTGAACTACTCTTTTCTTCTCGTGTGAAACATACAATATCAATGAGCTAGCTACATTTCTCATTAATGATAGCATATTATATAAACAGAGTATTTTAGACTTACGCAGATTTTCTGGAGTTCGGGGAATTTGATTCCTTGTCAAAAATGGGTTAAAAGCCAGTGAGCTAATGAGATCTTCTAATGCTATTCCATTTTCTCCACCACTCTGAGGTGACTCAGATGTCACTGTTTTTGCAACCTGTAGAATGTTACAGAAGAGCAAATCCTGAGAAAGTACAATTATAACTTCTTTACGTGCATTAGCTATGGCTCCAAGAAAATCCTATTCTCTAAATGATTGGATGAGTTTGGAACCTCCTGATTCTTCTGCAATTTACTACTTAGGCTTAAAACGAGAACAGTACCctacaaacacaaaattaagtTATGGAAGCAAAATCAGAATTTGATTAGAAGCTCCCAGGTCAATCtacctttaaaatgaaaaaacacgCTCAAAAGATATTTGAGATATTGGTCAAGAATGGTGTAAGTATGAAGGTTAGAGTTCCAAAAACAGGACATTTTAACAGGCGATGACTAATCGCCCTCTTTCAGTGAAAGAGGATTTACTTTTCAAATCAAGATATGGTGAATATAACAATCATTCGTCTAGAGGAATTCCTTATTTAACTCTTAAAAtaccagaacaaaaaaagtagTTAGATCTTTGCCTAAAATTCCCCaattctgttaaatatttaagcCACAGAATTCAGAAACAAGAAGGACTGTTGAATTCCAAATATATGCAGTGGTTCACAAACTAAAGTATGAAAAGTGCTAAAAATTATACTATGATTCTACTGAAAGTGCTATTCACTTTATAATGGCTTATAAATATCCTATGCTTTGTTCCATGCTTTCAGATTGCAGTTAATTGGGTGGTCATCACTCCTACAACTCAGTGGTATCCGCctaacagggaaaaaaaccacctttTACGTATGCACATGAAAACAAGTACTTTATGATAATATTTGCAACTTCTTTTCTGAACGGccatttatgtttaaaaaaataaacaaatcaacAACTTTTCCTAACCTCTTCTGCCAGTTCTTCTCTGGCTTTCTCAAGAACGTCTTCCTTTTTGACAGCAGCGTCGGTCTGGGTAACATGatcttctgtgttttcccaTGATTCTGATGAGGTGAGCTCATCCTTTCCATTCTCTGAGATCTTTGGAGGCACaggcttttctttcccactgtAAGTTTGAATATGCAAGTCCTAGAGGAATatacagaaattattaaaaGTTTTAAACTTAAGTGTCAAATAAATATCATAAAGGAGCTGCTGCACAAATTCTGAGAGCGATGGACTTGGCATTcatatcaaaaagaaaatttcaaggTTTTAAATTCTAACTAAATACAAGTTACGGTGATACtcactttatttaaaaaaaagtaggacATAACTAGTGGCTACAATACGGTGTCATTACTGTACACAGACAACATCATCTGCAATTACCTTCAACAAACTGCAACGCACAATAGTACAATGGACAACTGTGCATTCAATTTCCCTTTAGGACACACTAAATCTCTTACTTTTACACACAGTTTAAAGGAACCCTGAACGACCATTGCTCACaacaaaaaattgtttcagttgTCACAGGCACAGAATCTGTGACATACAGTCTGTTGCACTAGAAGTCAGAATTAACTCTCCATAGTTCCTATTGTTTGCCTAGTGTTTAAGGAAGTTTGTGGCAATTAGTTTTTACAGTTTAGGACTGATTCAGAAGAACAGTcatactgctttaaaaaaaaaaatcacagaaaaacatacTAAGTCTAGGCTTCAAGAATGTGAAAAGCAAATATCATAGACGTTTAACTTCTTTGACAGGTGATAAATCATTTAAGAACAACCTTTTCAGTTAACAGGTCTCTGTTCTCAGATGCTTCTGACAACTCTGAAGACTTTGAAGagatccttaaaaaaaaaaaaaagccattttagagaaaaatgaaacaagtgGCTTACAAGTCTTAGTAGATAGCCATTATACACTTGTGTGCCCCGTATCTGTCCGTTACGATTTCCCTCAATTCGTCCCGGTCATCAGAAGGCAATTTTACTATAGGGAGAGCATGTGACAACTAGAGCAGATTTAGCCCTATTTGTGTATCAGCCTCCCAGACTTTATAATTATGTAACTTTCTGTCTTGATTAGCAAAGTGAAAGAGAAGGGGAGCTGTTTTGTAGAGCAGGGGATATGTTTTGTAAACGAGTCTTCCATATTCTGCTAAAaaaggcaaatggaaaatgttctgCAGACTTGATAATGTACTTTCCTCTAAATATTCTCATTAGTATTCATACACATCACCTGACTACCAAATCCACGAGTGTTATCACTTCTGATTACTGTAATGCTAATGGCAAAGCTCTGAAATGTAACATACGGATCTCACTTCTTAGGAAGAAGCTAAAGTTTAAAGTTTAATACTTACTGCAGAATGGCTTTACAATCATAAATAGACAAAAAACTAAGCTGTAGCAAGTCACCAAGAGAAATTCCATTAAACAAATGGACAATTTTTGAGATTTATATGCAAATAAGCTCCTGATGTCAAAGTATACATCAGCATTCTCTTTCTTTGCCAGCTCCCTCTCTCTTCTACTAGGCAACATGCAAGTATTTGTAGGATTTCTATCCTGCAATAACATTGTTCAAAAGTTCATTAAACTTCCTGGCACTAAAGAAATAGCTTGTCAAAACCTTTCAGAAGGttttagaaaatacttcagtCTGTGCTTCaatctttttctgaattataacaagagacagaagaaagtgATTTTAGAAGACTCAAGTCTGGGGTTTCtttcaggtttgtttgtttagggCTGTTTTGCTAGGttttaaacacagaagcaaGGCTCCTGGGaatatctgttttcttattctCAGGCTATAATGAATATACGTCTATCTCAACCTAGTCTGAGAAGGAGAATTCTTCACAGATTCTCCATTGCCTCTTAAAACTTGAACAAATGCAGTTAAAAAGTTGCAGCTAAAATCTTGCCGCTCAACTGCTGCACACTGGCAGTGACCAGTTGCTCCGCCAGTCTCCAGGTGGAGAAAGCCACAGTTACTTTACTTTACTTTTTACTTGCCCCATGAGGTGGATAGAACAAGTCAGGAGAGGACTACTGAAATATTCCACTTAAGCTCATAAAATAAGTTTCCATCATTTCCACTGATGTTGGTGgctgtggtttttttaaatcaatttctCATTAAAGTCATACCATCCAGTTGGTGTTAACGGTGAATCAACCATCTTACTTTCCAATGTCTCACCATCGTTCTCGTAATTTATCTCCCAAAGGTCTAGAATATCtagaaaagcaagaaggagTTTTAGTACTGcttcttcttttgctgttgctgaGACTTTGCAGGTGATACAAGTAACTCACACCACAGATGTACAATATTCACAGGACAGGCTTCTTCAacacttcaagaaaaagaaatcaacataGACAGTGCAGGTGAATCTTAACCCTTTTGCTCATTAAGCACCTGCAAAAGCACAGATGCCACCCATTTGTGCTGCTCCTGAACACACATTCAAGAGGC from Numida meleagris isolate 19003 breed g44 Domestic line chromosome Z, NumMel1.0, whole genome shotgun sequence encodes:
- the HAUS6 gene encoding HAUS augmin-like complex subunit 6; amino-acid sequence: MGAEWEKEHLWLYLLALGFDPAAAEKASATNLRLGVAAFDTPNYSAFHVVAQFLFAKLDRKRAENTFRNCLLPDVKSSGPEFRKLCNSWLKEIASKQKSGLPRVGTSLFLSPTGRKFIHLMYQFARHVVVEDLRKSSAGSNKPFAEAVSFSPEDMCKADERYRVACNELLQTLLKKDYIIRKYRQKSRCLIKEIKQMKSEYVHLQQQLQKMEPKDQNKNDRAEKIQKVRSMWTLIMETFTSLKKEMEIVDSVLENRVDQYILDGTNVVVSVPNLLVDKVENETQEVCTGNLYEDEKLNFLTVIQLLNEALRILRDEYLQFESENHLQPIVNMTKFQSKVLLDLEAVRQIIEKQFFILNESNSRRQNEWRTKWKSSPDWSSLCSQDLDLGVFQAISEAEGGEDNIFCQNLGSVSDILDLWEINYENDGETLESKMVDSPLTPTGWISSKSSELSEASENRDLLTEKDLHIQTYSGKEKPVPPKISENGKDELTSSESWENTEDHVTQTDAAVKKEDVLEKAREELAEEVAKTVTSESPQSGGENGIALEDLISSLAFNPFLTRNQIPRTPENLLTEIRNSWRKAIQTEDLSEAELVSTKETTLAPVDASPTIQDKTASSLAGASSSSAVPDFDYPLSERKSQGSSAEFTHQNQMISHTSESLLWETSGLLESKSGEEEKLEDTVSGESFLGKTGQPTRIYVEKNLNTPGISSENNSKMNTLPSNNLLDLVDRDLQWDASPVLSSDSYEVADLGFLHETIPEELNSKSPNKSAMSESNFDFLDGVYIPDNTINKGNTQNLRLGLDSLLSRCEMLKKSASGKGQELHQIPIGDESLSCLADLSLTSEEGGRDDLCIPLECFSLDEEFTKIPSPVSHPDKNPSLSSLLAFSKHLEEVASNIHEIPLDLIHKLKDKEELNEKLSTKEVPSSLQNL